In a genomic window of Zingiber officinale cultivar Zhangliang chromosome 9B, Zo_v1.1, whole genome shotgun sequence:
- the LOC122023934 gene encoding outer envelope pore protein 16-2, chloroplastic — MSSGKMETRSVLDEIRGLNDRWLFDLGHPFLNRIAESFVKAAGIGAMQAFTREAYTAGVEGAGSHPGFSDIADKNRISGLKGENCKKSLEAMVKTTGRESLQWGMAAGVYSGLTYGFREARGTHDWKNSAVAGAIAGAAVALTSDQASRERIVQCAITGAALSTAAKLLAGVL, encoded by the exons ATGAGCAGTGGAAAGATGGAGACGCGTTCGGTGTTGGACGAGATCAGGGGCTTGAACGATAGGTGGCTCTTCGACCTTGGCCACCCCTTCCTCAACCGCATAGCTGAGAGCTTCGTCAAGGCCGCAGGG ATTGGTGCGATGCAGGCGTTCACTCGCGAAGCCTACACAGCCGGAGTGGAAG GTGCTGGCTCCCATCCAGGTTTTTCTGACATTGCCGATAAGAACAGGATCTCAGGTCTTAAAG GGGAGAACTGCAAGAAGTCACTCGAAGCAATG GTAAAAACTACCGGAAGAGAGTCACTTCAATGGG GGATGGCTGCTGGTGTGTATTCTGGTTTAACCTACGGTTTTCGAGAAGCCAGAGGAACTCATGATTGG AAGAACAGCGCGGTGGCCGGTGCAATCGCCGGAGCTGCAGTAGCGCTGACGTCTGATCAGGCATCTCGCGAGCGAATCGTGCAATGCGCCATCACCGGAGCTGCGCTCTCCACCGCAGCCAAACTCCTCGCAGGCGTGCTGTAA